In Primulina huaijiensis isolate GDHJ02 chromosome 4, ASM1229523v2, whole genome shotgun sequence, a genomic segment contains:
- the LOC140974904 gene encoding uncharacterized protein — MELQLKQFQSFQPPILKGTETSEDGENWLDDIEILFDSFDYQDERRMKLVPNQLQEIARSWWIATKRVLEQRGTVITWKVFKAEFYRRFIPGSYREDKRVEFENLKQGQLNIEEYIAKFSTLLRFAPLIAVNDEAVADQFINGLNSEIGSLMKVKRPHHFADVLNKAKRAEASLIQ, encoded by the coding sequence ATGGAACTACAGTTGAAACAATTTCAGTCATTTCAACCGCCgattctgaagggtactgagacatcTGAGGATGGTGAAAACTGGCTAGATGATATAGAGATACTGTTTGATTCATTTGACTATCAAGATGAACGGAGAATGAAACTAGTGCCCAATCAATTACAAGAAATTGCAAGAAGTTGGTGGATCGCAACCAAAAGAGTATTAGAACAGCGGGGTACAGTGATCACGTGGAAAGTTTTTAAAGCTGAATTCTATCGAAGATTTATCCCAGGATCGTATCGAGAGGACAAAAGAGTAGAGTTTGAGAATCTGAAACAGGGCCaactgaatattgaagaatatattgctaaattctctaccttattGCGTTTTGCTCCTCTTATAGCTGTgaatgatgaagctgtagcGGATCAATTCATCAACGGATTGAATTCTGAGATAGGTTCCTTGATGAAGGTAAAACGACCCCATCATTTCGCTGATGTTTTGAATAAAGCAAAAAGAGCCGAGGCAAGTTTGATTCAATAA